The genomic window ataaattagttaaattttgcgcactatacacggaaaaaaacggtacatttttactcattttttgctagctttgcgggctcgactggggaaacatgtcacgtgaccgggacaagCGCCTTGACCTTTATTAATTGATTGTGGttaaaagttttttgttttttttctgtgcggttTGGCgccccggtaccaagtgacccacggaccggtaccggttcgCGGACCtggggttggggacccctgctttatgGCACACATGAGCCGACGTCATCAGCGTGCACAAAATCCCCACACACGTTTTTTGTGTTGCCAGCATGACATCTGACCTTTGACATTTGAAATGAGTTTAATGTGATGTTTGGCTTTTCACACACTTTGAAGCTCAGTCTTCGAGGCTTCCTGCCTTTCCCGCCGTCTTCGACACAGCCGAGACAAACACTCCAACATCTGTGGATGAAagcacacatgcgcacgcacgcacacgcgcacgggTGAGAAGACTGGGACATTCTCCTTGCGCAGTGCAGACGTTCAAATGCGTTTGCGTACATTGGTGCGGGTGTGTTGGATGCATGACGGTCTGTGCAGGATTCTCCTGTACAGGGTGCAGTTGTACAAGAACAAGATTCGCGTTTTCTCCCTctggaagacaaaaagaaacgCGGAGTGCATTTGGCTTATCTTCACGCAGGCACGCGCTCCCTCAGGCGGTGTCTCGCCCAGGGGCACTCGGCTGTCGTAAAAGCCGTATCACGACGCGCTAAGAAATATATTACTCGAGCGGTTTGTAGTTAGGTGCCATACTTTGGCGCCATGTTGTGGGCAGTGCTCAAACATTTGGGGCGACTTGGGGATTTTTGCTGTTCACGGCAGAGGTCTATATCCCCAGCAAGGAGGAGCACCActgttcaaaaagattttcctgTTCAATATTATTACAGAAGGCCAAGCGGCTGACGTTGATCCGGCATATCACGAGTCGGCAAGTGACAAACGGATATTCAAATGATTTCTAAGGCTCGTTCGTACAACCGAGCGGTCAACAATCTGGTCCGGCATTTTGGAGCGGGTCGGCAGCTGTGTAGGAGAGACGATCCGCCGCTAGTTGGCGCTCGTGTCTGCGGCTCCAGCAGTACTCAAGCCCTGAAAGTCCCAGCACAGCAACCAAGAGCGCAAGAAAAAACGTCCGGGAAATATACTCCTGAAAAGCCTCCAACATTTGGCGTTACCAGATTGTGCTTCAAAGTACAAAGTCAATCCAGCGCCACCGGGTCAGTCGGTTGGCAGCTGCACAGCGGACACCTTGACGCCAAGGTCGGTGGACGGTGCATTGGCCCGCAAAAACTGCTGCATCGtttcaaaaatgattttcttgtggaagaaattctcttcctgCTTAATGTAGATCAGCAGAATGAGATAATCTCTACAGCTCCCAAAACAAATTGAAAGAAGTCCCTCGGATTCTCCAAATCGTTGATTCATTTGAACAGTTGCGAGCTCACTCACAACACAAAAAGGCTAAAGGAAGTCCAAACAAAAGTCGACCAGATTGAAACAGCACGCTAAATGTGAAAGGGGGCGTTACCTGCGGGTGGTAGAAGGCGGCGATGACCCTGCGCAGGCGGTTGGTATAGACCTGAAGGCAGCTGGATAGCgccgccagcagaaggcagcagGCAATGCTGACGTACGCCGAGATGGCCAGTGAGGAGGGCGGAGTGACGCAGCCTGgggagaggagggagggggagcgGGATGGGGGCGCAAGCTCACCCAGGTATCAATCATCGACCAGCGGCGAGAGACCCCCGCCCCCCAACAAGTGACTCACGCTGGTTGTTGGATACCACATGAACGCTGGAAGATGTGTTGAACGCTGCAAAGGATTTCCGCAGGAGGCGGGCCAAAATCGAGTTTCCACTCACTTGGATGTCCACCTGCTGGGTGCCTGAAGAGGCCACGCCCGCCAACAATCAACCGCCTGCGTGTTTACGTTGGAAGCCGGCAAGCCGCATTTGCATCTTACTGCTGACGTTAAAGGTGGTGTGCGTGTGCTTGCTGACCACGTCTAGAACACGAAAGATGGATGCGTCCACCATCAGCAGGACCGCCGCCAGGAGGAGCACAGACAACACCTGAACCACACTTGccagctgcacacacacacacaagggtgACGTGGGCGCTCCAGCACGAGTGGGCGGGAGCGTGCACGCCGAGTGAGCCCACCACTTGTTTGACTTCTTCGGGGTGAATTCTCGGGCTCCAGGGGTCCACAAAGTTGCGTCTCTCAGACGGCGTAAGGGGCAACAAATGCTGTTTGCCCTGAACACAGACAGGTGAGGACAAGGGGTGACAAAGGCAAAAAGGATGCCGACGGCCTCACCAGCGACTTCCTGCGGCGGTCGATGATGCCCAAGTACTTGGTGAGGTACACATTATCGAAGAAGACGTCTCCTTGGAAGCGCAAGACGTAAGCCAGAGACCTGAAGACACGCAGGGAGTGAGGATGGCCGAAGCGGTGccggtgagggttagggttaggcgaGGGCCGTCCGCTGGCTTACTGCGCAAACACGGACAGGAAGGCCAGGGACGCGAGGAGCCGCAGCACATCCAGCAGCCGGCGTGTGCGTGCGGCCAGCTGGCGGAAGGACTTGTGGATGCTCCGCATCAAGTCGCCGTCTGCCAGTTCCCCGTGCAGTGCCGTCCGCTGCCGATGTTCCTGTCACGACACAGCGACGCTGAGCGCCAATGCAGATATATGACTGTCAGACGCAGGGCTCTCACCACCTTGTAGACAACCCTGCTGGTGAACTCGGTGCTGAGGAGATCCATCGAAGCATTGAGATGATCGAACAGCTGACCAAAGTTTTTCTCCACCGGAATGTGCTGCTTGCACCAACCCGTCATCACTGAGGCACACAGGAACAAAAGATGGTCATGGATGTCCACGCGAGGATGGCCACGTGCTGGCTGACCTTTCATGATGTCACACAGGAAGCTAAACTTCATAGGCACGCACAGGATGTTCTTGATGACGGGCACTTGGACGACCTGGTCACACTTTTTCCACTTGTTGGAGAACCAATCGGCGCACTCCCGGATGCCCGCCTTGACCATGCCTACGCGTAGGAGACAAGCTTGGTGACGACCGTAAcaaagacgaggaggacgagcaAGGCTCACCTTCGCACTTTGTGAGGGTGCTGAAGGCAAAGAGTTTCTGCGTGCCAGTCCGGTCGGCTGAGCGCCCGTCGGCGGCAGTGCCACCACCGGCGAGCACTTCCTGCCGGACGGCCGCAAAGGCCTCGCGCGCGCTGCTAGCCTTCGCCTTCAATTCCGCTTCATTTTGCTGGATGCGCACAACAACAAGTTTCCAAGCAAGTGACTTGGGCGGCAAGTGGCATGCCGCCTTCATGCAAATTGAGCAGTTGTCATGCAACAAACCCGTTACGAGCCGAATTACAACCAAAGCGCTCCTGATTTGCCATGCAGCAATAGAGGGAGGCTGATCACATTTGGGCCTTACTGTGACTTCTTCCGCCACCTTGTGGAAGGGCGTGATGGCGTCTCTCCACAGCAACTTGGTGTTGCGCACTTGAAGTTCCAGATTGCAAGTCAGGGATGCAGTGGCCTTCTCCATGTTGTGCTGGATATTGGACACCGGACCTGTCAATCATCAGGCGCCTGCCTGTCAAGAATTCTTTGTTTTGATAGATACACCCTTGTTCATGGCACCCCGTTGCCCCCCCGGTCTGGATCTTGGCTCTCAACCCGGACGACAATTCAAAAGGGCGCTGTTGTCAAGTTGTTGTCCTTCCATCTCGGGCACAGGCTCTCCTTTCTCAACAGTCTGCAATGCACTTGTCAGCCGCTTGTCCCTCAGCTGGTCCAAATGGCTCCCGCTTGCCTCCCAAGTGGAGCTTGTGAGAGGGAGCACGTCGGCCCGATTACAGCCCCCAAAACAGTTTGGAGTGTTTTTGTAAACCACTCGGCCCGCCCAGTTTCACAGCCCTTCCTCTTTCACAACTGGGCTGGAGGACATTTGGTGACCATGACTGGGGACCTCTGTGACGGGAGACTGAGTGGAGTTGTGCTGACATTATTGTCTGTTTATTGCCAATCGTTTGTTGTTCAACTTTCAACCATCGCGCTGCCAAAGGGGAGcttgctgcgtgtgtgtgtgtgtgtgtgtgtgtgtgtgtgtgtgtgtgtgtgtgtgtgtgtgcgtgcgtcaaCCTGAGTAGAGCGTGGAGAGGAGGAGCAGCATGAGGAAGGCGCGTCCACGGGCGCCAAGCATGGTGGGAAACATCAGCAGGACGGCGCACCTGAAGACCGATGACGTGGCCCCGCCCAACGCGCAGGCCCCTGGAAACGCCCACAACTAGGGTCACACGTGCATTCTGTCGTCCATGCGacatcatcttcatcttcctcactcctcctcctcacccgtAAAGGCACATCCTGTGGCCAGCTTGTGATCAAAAGTCAGCGGCAGGCCCGGTGCAATGGCGGCAAACATGGCTGCTCACATAAACACAACACACGACATCATTTGTTATGCAGCTGGCGCTAGTGTGACTTAGCGCCTGAAGACCTTGTGTGGCGCGTTTGACTGGGGACGAGTCGCCGTAGTGAGTTGAGACTTCTCTGCAGTCAACACAAGGACTTACATAAAACATACGTGCatgggattttatggggcctgggcCAGAAAGGCAGACTTCCTGGCACCAGGATACACAAATCGGCCATTTGGTTAGAATCAACAAGGCAGGCTGGGGGCTCAGAGGACATCCAGCAGTCCTCGTGTGCGTGTGCCCGAGTAAGGGGGGGGCGCGGGGTATAAGACCCAAGGCGGGAGAAGACAAGGGGACTTCTTTTTTTGGCTAGAGAGAGACACTTCaattctgacatcggttgaataaaatctttccccaatcagccgtgtgtcattGAAGTTTTCCTGCCCTGAGCCAGCCACCTATCCACCGTTTGATCTTAGAGACCAGCAGAACATCGAAGATAATTCACTAATTTGTGGACATGACATATTTTTGCGTGGGCCCCCTGGAGGTCTGAACATTCGCAAATATGAGTGTCTAGTAATTTGAGTGGCCGACGTCGCCGAGTTAGCCGACTTGTTTTCAGAGCTCAAAAGACAAAGTGTTGCTCTCGCACTTTTCTGCTCACACTGCTTATTGGGTAATAAGCTAAGTCAGGGGTCGGCGACCTGCAGCTCTTTAGCCCCCCCTTAGCGGCTCCCTGGAGCTTTTGCAAAAttgcgtgaaaatggaaaaatatgttttttgttgtttgtggtatttttaaaatgttttttagatcttaatcatgacacaaacattcttatgctgtaaaaatgtatgtagttttaaatatattaaaatgccGAATTTCAGAATGGCGTCAAACAGCCAAATTGCGTCTAACAGCTAAATTCCGTCATAGCctgcgacacagcacaggcgagCTGCAAACAGGGGTGTGAGAGTGATGGGCCATGGATTCAAAAGTCAAacagagaaagattgctgatgagaacagagggtttaagaaagacCGGACTGAACCATTTGCTTTCACTGCCAATGCCGAAGGATTgcctgcatgtttgatttgcaatgagGAGTTGTCAAATCACAAGAAGAGCAATTTGGACcaacattttcagctaaagcatgctaaatttgctgccgatcacccagttggagCTGAAaggaaaggtgcaattgcaGTGCTGTTGGAGAAATTGGAGGACCGAAAAAATGGTTTCAAGAAGaggattgcatctccaaactcaactactgctgcaagttttgttgcagcccgggagataaaGTTCGGAAAACCATTCGCCGATGGTGAGTACATGAAGGATTCATTCACTAAACTACCAGagtgcctattttcggacttaaaaaaaaacaaaaaacgagaTCATTCAGAAATTTGAAGACATGCCTCTCGCCGCAAAAACAGTGAAGGAAAAGGTAAttaaaacagcaaacaaaatcAGCAAATCAAGggcatcaattcagctccagtTTTCTAAATGGCCTGTGACGAGTTGTGTGACGTGACCGATGTCgaacagacagctctgctatgcaACGATGCAGGTACGTGAAATCTAATGGGACGCAACAAAACACAAGACATTAATATTGTAATGGAAGTTCGGCTAAACTTGAAGTAGCAATAGGGCTATCGTACATCAGTATTCATGTGGTGCGTAATTCTCTCCAGGATGCACTGCagggaaaataaacatttaatcgTTAAtgttcattttgtatttgtagcctccttaattattttaatagttgGCATGCATACAGcttatgtattgacagtctatgttgCCTTATAAAAGGCATTtagatgtatgtttttttttttgcagtatggCTTTTGAACATTTTGTGTCGCCGACCCCTGGGTTAAGTTGAGCTGCATGTCGCTAAGCGACcgattttaattgatttttgcCCATGGGCATGGCTGACACGTTAGGCGAAGCAAGTCAGACCGGACGGAGACAACTCGATGGAGACAATGTCACTCCCAACTCCCATCTGGGCTGGCCACAAAGTaacggaaaaaaacacaacagcgaGTCCAACTAGTCCGTCCACCTTAGTCTTGTCTTCTCGCGAATTTCGCTTTGATTACCTGCGCCGCTCAGCGCGCCGAAGAGAGCTCGGAGGATGACGTAAGCGTGCCGCAGCTCTTCCGATTGGCCGAGGAGGAAGCGTTGGCAGCTACGTGGGAGAAAGCGCCTGATCAGCTGCTCCACAGCTGCGAGTACGTCACCCCCACAAGTGGGCGTCACACACCAGTAATACTCCAAcagcaaagaagaaaataaaaacactcacTGCTGCGAGGCTGCTCGTCACGAGTCATGATGACGCCACGAGCGTCTTCTGCCTCTCCTGCTTGCCGTTCCCAATAATAACATAATCGTGATAAAAGCATATCAAAGcatcatcatgatcatcattgtatGTTAATCATCCTGACCTGTCCCTTTTGACTGCAACACGACGTACGTGCGATGTGTGACGTCACATGCGTGCGGCTCGTCATGGCACGTGAGGTCTTGTGAATGCGCCCCCTCGTGCGTGACGTGCGTGTTCAACTTTGAATTTCAAACCTGAAAATAAAACAGGGAGACGAGCCAAAGCCAtgtcaaaaaaagtttttattctttaattCTTTTTAGAGACAATCTCCAGTCAGTCGCGCGATGACTGGAAGTGGAGTCAATTGGTTACCATGGCGACACCGGAGCAGGTAAAACAGATGTttggacacgcacgcacacacacacacacacacacacacacacacacacacacacacacatacgcacgcatacacgcac from Syngnathus typhle isolate RoL2023-S1 ecotype Sweden linkage group LG10, RoL_Styp_1.0, whole genome shotgun sequence includes these protein-coding regions:
- the dcst1 gene encoding E3 ubiquitin-protein ligase DCST1, which translates into the protein MFRNFLIGKHFQMETDHKPLLSLLGSQTPDTLPPRILRFRIRSYGFGPITSSPRYPQSNAEAERAVKTVKALLKKAADPYLTLLAYRGTPLWNALLTPMLPDSEAVIHKEREKRMSDAQRYNLRHRARNLDKLDPGKESSMTIHRNPLRVFLDRVPQSHHSTLHLNHHLLLEPGLGERCCQRFLLGQSEELRHAYVILRALFGALSGAAMFAAIAPGLPLTFDHKLATGCAFTGACALGGATSSVFRCAVLLMFPTMLGARGRAFLMLLLLSTLYSGPVSNIQHNMEKATASLTCNLELQVRNTKLLWRDAITPFHKVAEEVTQNEAELKAKASSAREAFAAVRQEVLAGGGTAADGRSADRTGTQKLFAFSTLTKCEGMVKAGIRECADWFSNKWKKCDQVVQVPVIKNILCVPMKFSFLCDIMKVMTGWCKQHIPVEKNFGQLFDHLNASMDLLSTEFTSRVVYKEHRQRTALHGELADGDLMRSIHKSFRQLAARTRRLLDVLRLLASLAFLSVFAQSLAYVLRFQGDVFFDNVYLTKYLGIIDRRRKSLGKQHLLPLTPSERRNFVDPWSPRIHPEEVKQVLASVVQVLSVLLLAAVLLMVDASIFRVLDVVSKHTHTTFNVSSTQQVDIQVSGNSILARLLRKSFAAFNTSSSVHVVSNNQRCVTPPSSLAISAYVSIACCLLLAALSSCLQVYTNRLRRVIAAFYHPQREKTRILFLYNCTLYRRILHRPSCIQHTRTNMLECLSRLCRRRRERQEASKTELQSV